A genomic window from Micromonospora sp. WMMA1947 includes:
- a CDS encoding DivIVA domain-containing protein, which produces MRIRPKRRSLTPPNSAPVGAYRSASYLPLRPWQVRGRRFATRRRGLDPAEVAAFLDRVAGDLAAAYAEVARSREETARIKGALREWQSRQAPSMRDLAGRP; this is translated from the coding sequence CTGCGAATACGTCCGAAGCGGCGGAGCCTCACCCCGCCCAACTCCGCGCCGGTCGGTGCCTACCGCTCCGCGTCGTACCTTCCGCTCCGGCCCTGGCAGGTGCGGGGCCGCCGCTTCGCGACGCGCCGCCGAGGGCTGGACCCCGCCGAGGTCGCCGCGTTCCTCGATCGCGTCGCCGGGGACCTCGCCGCCGCGTACGCCGAAGTCGCCCGGAGTCGTGAGGAGACGGCCCGGATCAAGGGCGCCCTGCGTGAGTGGCAGTCCCGGCAGGCCCCGTCGATGCGCGACCTGGCCGGGCGGCCGTGA
- a CDS encoding winged helix-turn-helix domain-containing protein — MPRVSDRQRIAQDIRDKIASGEYGPGDKLPSLRELIAHYQVSAEPVRSALLILQAEGLVEGHQGKGTYVTARDDTP; from the coding sequence ATGCCCCGAGTTTCGGACCGTCAGAGAATCGCGCAGGACATCAGAGACAAGATCGCTTCGGGTGAGTACGGCCCTGGCGACAAACTCCCCTCCCTGCGTGAACTGATCGCGCACTACCAGGTGTCCGCGGAGCCGGTCCGCTCGGCGCTGTTGATCCTTCAGGCCGAAGGTCTGGTCGAGGGACATCAGGGCAAGGGCACCTATGTCACCGCTCGCGACGACACCCCCTGA
- a CDS encoding cation:proton antiporter regulatory subunit produces the protein MRVRVEQTSLPGIGVRHDLMTESGRRLGVVSHRNGRRDLVLYDPDDPDSCQHDIPLTDDEAEALADILGASLMLGQLSGLREQAAGLLTEQVAIPAGSKYVGKRLGDTKARTRTSASIVAVLRQGAVNVSPEPTFRFEAGDVVVVVGTRQGLDGVTAILAETDPDG, from the coding sequence GTGCGAGTACGTGTCGAGCAGACCTCCCTGCCCGGGATCGGCGTACGTCATGATCTGATGACGGAGTCCGGCCGCCGGCTCGGTGTGGTCTCCCACCGCAATGGCCGTCGCGACCTGGTCCTCTACGACCCGGACGATCCCGACTCCTGCCAACATGACATACCCCTGACCGACGACGAGGCGGAGGCGCTCGCCGACATCCTCGGCGCGTCGCTGATGCTGGGTCAGCTCTCCGGTCTGCGCGAGCAGGCCGCCGGGCTGCTGACCGAGCAGGTGGCCATCCCGGCGGGGTCGAAGTACGTCGGCAAGCGGCTCGGGGACACCAAGGCGCGCACCCGGACCAGCGCGTCCATCGTGGCCGTGCTGCGTCAGGGCGCCGTGAACGTCTCGCCCGAACCCACCTTCCGGTTCGAGGCCGGCGATGTGGTCGTCGTGGTCGGCACCCGTCAGGGGCTCGACGGCGTGACCGCGATTCTCGCCGAGACCGATCCGGACGGCTGA
- a CDS encoding cation:proton antiporter encodes MHETTILLIEVGALLLLLGLLGRLSRRFGVSPIPLYLLAGLAFGHGGLLPLNASEEFFAVGAEIGVILLLVMLGLEYSANELVGNLRSAAPAGVIDAVFNALPGFAFALLLGWGWVAAVVLAGVTWVSSSGVIAKVLGDLGRVGNRETPVILSVLVIEDLAMALYLPLVTALLAGVGLMKGGIALAIAVFTVVVVLAVAIRYGHLISAALSAKDPEALLLGVLGLTLLVAGVAAKLQVSAAVGAFLVGIALSGPVAHHATELLSPLRDLFAAVFFVFFGLVTNPLDMPPVLVPALLLAVVTMATKVATGYLAARRVGIAEPGRWRAGLALTPRGEFSIVIAGLAVSAIYPVEPKLAALATAYVLITVVTGPLLARLPDTRWFKQWLRSRAVAARPPAPLPLGSGD; translated from the coding sequence ATGCACGAAACCACAATCCTGCTCATCGAAGTCGGTGCGCTGCTGCTCCTGCTCGGCCTGCTCGGCCGGCTGAGCCGTCGCTTCGGCGTCTCGCCCATCCCGCTGTACCTGCTCGCCGGCCTGGCGTTCGGGCACGGCGGGCTGCTGCCGCTCAACGCCAGCGAGGAGTTCTTCGCCGTCGGCGCCGAGATCGGCGTGATCCTGCTGCTGGTCATGCTCGGTCTGGAGTACAGCGCCAACGAACTGGTGGGCAACCTCCGGTCGGCCGCGCCGGCCGGCGTGATCGACGCGGTCTTCAACGCGCTGCCCGGTTTCGCCTTCGCGCTCCTGCTCGGCTGGGGCTGGGTGGCGGCGGTGGTGCTCGCGGGCGTCACGTGGGTGTCGTCGTCCGGCGTGATCGCCAAGGTGCTCGGCGACCTGGGCCGGGTGGGTAACCGGGAGACGCCGGTGATCCTGTCCGTCCTGGTGATCGAGGACCTGGCCATGGCCCTCTACCTGCCGTTGGTCACCGCGCTGCTCGCCGGGGTCGGCCTGATGAAGGGCGGCATCGCGCTCGCCATCGCGGTGTTCACCGTGGTCGTCGTGCTGGCCGTGGCGATCCGGTACGGCCACCTGATCTCCGCCGCGCTCTCCGCCAAGGATCCGGAGGCGCTCCTGCTCGGGGTACTCGGCCTCACCCTGCTGGTCGCGGGCGTCGCGGCCAAGCTCCAGGTCTCCGCGGCGGTCGGCGCGTTCCTGGTGGGCATCGCGCTGTCCGGGCCGGTCGCGCACCACGCCACCGAACTGCTCTCCCCGCTGCGTGATCTCTTCGCCGCGGTCTTCTTCGTGTTCTTCGGGCTGGTCACCAATCCGCTGGACATGCCGCCGGTGCTGGTGCCCGCGCTGCTGCTCGCAGTGGTCACCATGGCGACGAAGGTGGCCACCGGCTACCTGGCCGCCCGCCGGGTCGGGATCGCCGAGCCCGGGCGCTGGCGGGCCGGTCTGGCGCTGACCCCGCGTGGCGAGTTCTCCATCGTCATCGCCGGGCTGGCCGTCTCGGCCATCTACCCGGTGGAACCGAAGCTCGCCGCGCTCGCCACCGCGTACGTGTTGATCACGGTGGTGACCGGGCCGCTGCTCGCCCGGCTGCCCGACACCCGATGGTTCAAGCAGTGGCTGCGCAGCCGCGCCGTCGCCGCACGGCCGCCCGCGCCGCTGCCCCTGGGCTCCGGCGACTGA